The following proteins come from a genomic window of Pirellula staleyi DSM 6068:
- a CDS encoding biotin--[acetyl-CoA-carboxylase] ligase: MELAALESLIKRGLIADLHYFAKIGSTNSYALSQAVDDTQKCPLLVAAREQTAGRGRGANRWWSSDGCLMFSLLLDCTDWLPTSKWPLLSLVTGISIAQTIEQLIPGDVVGVKWPNDVYLAGRKVAGILIETSAAASGRLVVGIGLNVNNSVATAPADIQARAVALVDRSSARWTLELVLERLVERLITNWQRLGEQGFESFYRDWPRYCILSGAIVTIRPQAQHSEATVIGRALGIDEAGCLVVETTGGPIHLAGGSVEQFSWPS; encoded by the coding sequence ATGGAACTTGCTGCACTCGAGTCGCTGATCAAACGTGGGCTCATCGCCGATCTGCACTACTTTGCTAAGATCGGCTCGACCAATTCGTATGCTCTAAGTCAGGCGGTTGATGACACCCAAAAGTGTCCGCTCCTAGTCGCAGCTCGAGAGCAGACGGCTGGTCGAGGACGTGGCGCCAATCGTTGGTGGTCGAGTGATGGTTGCCTGATGTTCTCGCTGCTGCTCGACTGCACCGACTGGCTCCCAACCTCGAAATGGCCACTCCTTTCGCTAGTGACCGGCATTTCGATCGCTCAGACTATCGAGCAGCTGATCCCGGGGGATGTCGTCGGCGTGAAGTGGCCCAACGATGTTTATCTGGCGGGTCGCAAAGTGGCCGGGATCTTGATTGAGACGTCGGCAGCAGCTTCCGGTCGCTTGGTGGTCGGGATTGGACTGAACGTGAACAACTCGGTCGCAACTGCCCCAGCTGATATTCAAGCCCGTGCTGTTGCACTCGTAGACCGCTCGAGTGCAAGGTGGACACTAGAACTCGTGCTCGAGCGGCTCGTCGAGCGGCTCATCACTAACTGGCAACGGCTTGGCGAACAGGGTTTCGAGTCGTTCTACCGCGATTGGCCCCGCTACTGCATTCTCTCGGGAGCTATCGTGACGATCCGCCCCCAAGCTCAACATAGTGAGGCGACTGTTATAGGACGGGCCCTGGGAATCGATGAAGCCGGGTGTCTCGTTGTCGAAACCACTGGTGGTCCGATCCATTTAGCAGGGGGGAGTGTCGAGCAGTTCAGCTGGCCCAGTTAA
- a CDS encoding helix-turn-helix domain-containing protein, whose protein sequence is MTKDRLFTTKQVADAIGVSESSLKRWCDQGLVTTCRTGGGHRRIPQDAVVAFLRSSGHALVRPDVLQLPALPQRGTLRCETLRPVFLDAIIAADRAKCREVMLSLYLSGISVAAICDDLITPTMYRIGELWECGDVEVFQERRGCEMCEEVIGDLVKIIPSPASSAPLAIGATPEGDYYRIATKMVEATLKAAGFRAMNLGSSLPFSTLVASVEMLRPTLFWLSASFIVDHEKFVADYQEFQRQTSGLAAIAVGGQALTAPIRTRIVYATFGETMRHLDNYAQTLFAVQQRHDLPAASGVDISAAIETSHAEVSSAVSSRS, encoded by the coding sequence GTGACCAAGGACCGTCTCTTTACCACCAAGCAAGTCGCCGATGCGATTGGCGTGAGCGAATCGTCGCTCAAGCGCTGGTGCGATCAAGGATTAGTGACTACGTGCCGAACCGGCGGTGGTCATCGACGGATTCCCCAAGATGCAGTGGTGGCTTTCCTGCGATCGAGCGGTCATGCGCTGGTGCGTCCCGATGTGCTGCAACTCCCCGCGCTACCCCAGCGAGGAACATTGCGCTGTGAGACTTTGCGGCCGGTATTTCTCGATGCGATCATTGCTGCTGATCGCGCCAAATGTCGCGAAGTGATGCTCAGTTTGTATCTTTCGGGGATCAGCGTCGCTGCGATCTGCGACGACCTGATCACCCCCACCATGTATCGCATTGGCGAACTGTGGGAGTGCGGCGACGTCGAAGTGTTCCAGGAGCGGCGTGGTTGCGAAATGTGCGAAGAGGTGATCGGCGATCTGGTGAAGATCATCCCTTCGCCAGCCAGTTCAGCTCCTCTGGCGATCGGCGCGACGCCGGAGGGAGACTACTACCGGATTGCGACAAAGATGGTCGAGGCGACCCTGAAGGCGGCCGGTTTTCGCGCGATGAACCTGGGGAGCTCGCTGCCATTTTCGACGCTCGTAGCATCGGTCGAAATGCTACGCCCGACACTGTTTTGGCTGAGTGCTTCGTTCATCGTCGATCACGAAAAGTTCGTAGCCGACTATCAAGAGTTTCAGCGACAAACGAGTGGTCTGGCCGCGATTGCCGTGGGTGGGCAAGCTCTTACGGCACCGATTCGAACCCGCATTGTCTATGCCACGTTTGGCGAAACGATGCGGCATCTCGACAACTATGCACAAACGCTTTTCGCGGTGCAGCAGCGGCACGATCTGCCGGCGGCAAGTGGGGTCGATATCTCAGCGGCTATCGAAACGTCGCATGCCGAAGTTAGCAGCGCGGTCTCGAGTCGGTCGTAA
- a CDS encoding DUF1501 domain-containing protein, which produces MQNDSRNHARNSHWLSRREMLTQAGAGFGGLALSSLLEGTLRADSSLSAAGKPAPHYEPRAKSVIFLFMEGGPSHIDLFDPKPELEKLAGQPLPASFKPVILAMGESNPPIMPSPRKWKQHGEGGLWVSDWLPHTATMADDLCVVRSLYSDGINHSGGVCQMNTGSTIAGRPSLGSWVTYGLGSENKNLPSFVVLEDNANQVINGPRNWGAGFMPAVHQGTPLRSGDEPIRYLKTPSTVSSSLQKEKLELLEKNNRLHARERASQSELEARIASYELAFRMQAEAPEAVDLNAETAETKALYGIDEKETESFGRMCLLARRMVERGVRFIQLYSGAGSKWDAHANIEKNHSGLCKATDKPIAGLLADLKRRGLLDDTLVVWGGEFGRTPMSEKGNGRDHNPTGFTMWMAGAKLKGGRTVGSTDEIGLHAAEDRLHVHDFHATILRLLGIDNMELVYMHKNRPERPTLNEGAPCEKIING; this is translated from the coding sequence ATGCAAAACGACTCGCGAAATCACGCTCGCAACAGCCACTGGCTCTCGCGCCGCGAAATGCTGACGCAAGCGGGAGCCGGCTTTGGTGGACTCGCGCTCAGCTCGTTGCTGGAAGGCACACTGCGTGCCGACAGTTCGCTCAGCGCCGCTGGCAAACCAGCGCCCCACTATGAACCCCGCGCCAAGAGCGTGATCTTTTTGTTCATGGAAGGTGGCCCGAGTCACATCGATCTGTTCGATCCCAAGCCCGAACTCGAGAAGCTCGCAGGTCAGCCACTCCCCGCTAGTTTCAAGCCCGTGATTCTTGCGATGGGAGAGAGCAATCCACCGATCATGCCTTCTCCGCGCAAGTGGAAACAGCATGGCGAAGGTGGTTTGTGGGTCTCCGATTGGCTGCCACACACTGCCACTATGGCCGACGATTTGTGCGTGGTCAGGTCGCTCTATAGCGACGGAATTAATCACTCGGGTGGTGTCTGTCAGATGAACACCGGTAGCACCATCGCTGGTCGGCCATCACTCGGGAGCTGGGTCACCTACGGACTGGGAAGTGAGAACAAAAATCTCCCTTCGTTTGTGGTGCTCGAAGACAACGCGAATCAAGTCATCAACGGCCCGCGCAATTGGGGCGCCGGGTTCATGCCAGCGGTGCATCAAGGAACGCCGCTGCGCAGTGGCGATGAACCGATTCGGTACCTCAAGACCCCCTCGACCGTGTCGAGCTCGCTTCAAAAAGAGAAGCTCGAACTACTCGAAAAAAATAATCGGCTGCATGCTCGCGAGCGAGCATCGCAATCGGAACTCGAGGCACGCATCGCCAGCTATGAACTGGCGTTCCGCATGCAAGCCGAAGCTCCTGAAGCGGTGGACCTGAATGCCGAAACAGCGGAGACCAAAGCACTCTACGGCATCGATGAAAAAGAGACTGAATCGTTTGGGCGGATGTGTTTGCTCGCGCGGCGAATGGTCGAACGCGGTGTTCGTTTCATTCAGCTCTACAGCGGCGCCGGAAGCAAATGGGATGCTCACGCCAACATCGAAAAAAACCATAGCGGACTTTGCAAAGCAACCGATAAGCCGATCGCTGGTCTACTAGCCGATCTCAAACGGCGTGGACTCCTCGACGACACGCTGGTGGTGTGGGGTGGCGAGTTTGGCCGCACACCGATGAGCGAAAAAGGGAACGGCCGCGATCATAACCCGACCGGTTTTACGATGTGGATGGCTGGCGCGAAACTCAAAGGGGGTCGCACCGTCGGCAGCACCGACGAGATCGGTCTGCATGCTGCTGAAGATCGACTCCACGTGCACGACTTCCATGCGACGATCCTGCGTCTGCTCGGCATCGACAACATGGAGCTGGTTTACATGCACAAGAATCGCCCCGAGCGTCCCACGCTCAACGAAGGGGCACCGTGCGAAAAAATCATCAACGGTTAG